Proteins encoded in a region of the Nonomuraea helvata genome:
- a CDS encoding antibiotic biosynthesis monooxygenase family protein gives MTAVELTRFRVAPDKVDEMLAARPGMVADFRADREGFLDARLVRLPGDEWLDVVEWRSPEDFAASRAKGANLPGIAAFFATLGELVSDELGTLEVW, from the coding sequence ATGACCGCGGTGGAGTTGACCCGGTTCAGGGTGGCGCCGGACAAGGTCGATGAGATGTTGGCCGCCCGGCCCGGGATGGTGGCGGATTTCCGCGCTGACCGGGAGGGCTTCCTGGATGCCCGGTTGGTGCGGTTGCCCGGCGACGAATGGCTGGACGTGGTGGAGTGGCGATCCCCGGAGGACTTCGCCGCCTCGCGCGCCAAGGGCGCCAATCTTCCTGGCATCGCCGCCTTCTTCGCCACGCTCGGCGAACTCGTCAGCGACGAACTGGGCACGCTTGAGGTGTGGTGA
- a CDS encoding Lrp/AsnC family transcriptional regulator encodes MLDDLDRGLVHALHIDGRAPFSRIAEVLGVSTQTVARRYRRLRAEAGLRVVGLPAQDHTGQAQWAVRLTAAPAAAQTLAHALARRPDTSWVKLASGGTEIFAIVQAPHDSRPSRSLLLHDIPRTSGITAVSAQLLLHTYLGGPTAWHGRLQALDERQREQLAPQAHTAAGPTSLTAADHGLIDALRHDGRAGYAELAAATGWSQATVARRLADLRARELVFFDVEVHVAAYGVTTQALLWMTVAPAHLDEVATALATHHELAVVAATTGQTNLLANALCSTPAGLHRYLTRRLGALDRISALETAPVLHTLKAAGHSPRHPTPY; translated from the coding sequence ATGCTCGATGATCTGGACCGGGGTCTGGTCCATGCCCTGCACATCGACGGGCGGGCCCCGTTCAGCCGGATCGCGGAGGTGCTCGGCGTGTCCACGCAGACCGTGGCGCGCCGCTACCGGCGGCTGCGCGCCGAGGCCGGGCTGCGCGTCGTCGGCCTCCCCGCACAGGACCACACCGGCCAGGCGCAATGGGCGGTCCGGCTCACCGCCGCACCCGCCGCCGCGCAGACACTGGCCCACGCGCTGGCCCGGCGGCCCGACACCTCCTGGGTCAAGCTGGCCTCCGGAGGCACGGAGATCTTCGCGATCGTCCAGGCGCCGCACGACAGCCGGCCGTCACGGTCGCTGCTGCTGCACGACATCCCCCGTACGTCCGGGATCACCGCGGTCTCCGCGCAGCTGCTGCTCCACACGTACCTGGGTGGACCGACCGCGTGGCACGGACGCCTCCAGGCACTCGACGAGCGGCAGAGAGAGCAGCTGGCCCCACAGGCTCACACCGCGGCCGGCCCCACCTCACTCACCGCCGCGGACCACGGCCTCATCGACGCCCTGCGCCACGACGGCCGGGCCGGCTACGCCGAGCTGGCCGCCGCGACCGGCTGGTCCCAGGCCACCGTGGCCCGCCGCCTGGCCGACCTGCGCGCCCGGGAGCTGGTCTTCTTCGACGTGGAGGTCCACGTCGCCGCGTACGGCGTCACCACCCAGGCCCTGCTGTGGATGACCGTCGCACCGGCGCACCTCGACGAGGTCGCGACCGCCCTCGCCACCCACCACGAGCTCGCCGTCGTCGCCGCCACGACCGGCCAGACCAACCTGCTCGCCAACGCGCTCTGCTCCACCCCCGCCGGCCTGCACCGCTATCTCACCCGCCGGCTCGGCGCGCTGGACCGGATCAGCGCCCTGGAGACCGCGCCCGTCCTGCACACCCTCAAGGCGGCCGGCCACTCGCCCCGGCACCCCACGCCGTACTGA
- a CDS encoding MFS transporter, translating to MLVQEAAATAVAYRWRWLALVALLIAEAMNLLDATIVTVAAPVIHNDFGGAGSDIQWFSAAYTLPFAVLLIPGGRLGDLAGRRRMFAAGVAAFALASVACACATGPGMLIGTRAIQGAAAALIIPQTIGLIRSMFDGAELAKAMGSIGPVMGLAAICGPVLGAVLTHADLFGASWRAAFLVNVPLAAVVLAVVPALRESRSSRPVRLDLSGTALAMLGTGLVVYPLIQGNTAGWPAWSWAALGAGVVALVAFGHQQRRRAGRGRSALIEPSLFRGRAFPAALATSTLFFAAMNGLTVVIVLQVQLGLGADVLAAGLTLLPWSAAMAAGSWVCGTRLFPRYGARVMFAGLAALLAGVICAIAAYHAARTGSHGWGLPVALALGGLGNGLFTVPFFTTALSRVRLHETGSAAGLLNAVQQFGGTLGTALLGTAFLHFFSRAGITPGVAALDGAEVAFWTAAALIVATAVTAALMNVRDSH from the coding sequence ATGCTCGTACAAGAGGCAGCCGCGACCGCGGTGGCGTATCGGTGGCGGTGGCTCGCCCTGGTCGCGCTGTTGATCGCCGAGGCGATGAACCTGCTGGACGCCACGATCGTGACGGTGGCCGCACCGGTGATCCACAACGATTTCGGCGGCGCCGGATCCGATATCCAGTGGTTCAGCGCCGCCTACACGCTTCCGTTCGCCGTCCTGCTGATCCCCGGCGGGCGTCTCGGGGACCTGGCCGGTCGCAGGCGGATGTTCGCGGCGGGAGTCGCGGCCTTCGCGCTGGCATCCGTGGCGTGCGCGTGCGCCACCGGGCCGGGGATGCTGATCGGCACGCGCGCGATCCAGGGCGCCGCGGCCGCGCTGATCATTCCGCAGACCATCGGACTGATCCGGTCCATGTTCGACGGGGCCGAGCTGGCCAAGGCGATGGGCAGCATAGGGCCGGTGATGGGCCTGGCCGCCATCTGCGGGCCGGTGCTGGGGGCGGTGCTCACCCACGCCGACCTGTTCGGCGCGTCGTGGCGGGCGGCGTTCCTGGTCAACGTCCCGCTCGCCGCCGTCGTCCTGGCCGTCGTTCCGGCGCTGCGGGAGAGCAGATCGTCCCGGCCGGTACGCCTGGACCTGAGCGGCACCGCCCTGGCCATGCTCGGGACCGGCCTGGTCGTCTACCCCCTCATCCAGGGCAACACGGCCGGCTGGCCGGCCTGGAGCTGGGCCGCGCTGGGCGCCGGCGTCGTGGCCCTGGTGGCGTTCGGCCACCAGCAGCGCCGCCGTGCCGGCCGGGGCCGCAGTGCGCTGATCGAGCCGAGCCTGTTCCGCGGCCGGGCCTTTCCCGCCGCGCTGGCGACCTCCACGCTCTTCTTCGCGGCGATGAACGGCCTGACGGTGGTGATCGTCCTGCAGGTGCAGCTCGGCCTGGGCGCCGACGTCCTCGCGGCGGGCCTGACCCTGCTGCCGTGGTCGGCCGCGATGGCCGCCGGCTCCTGGGTCTGCGGCACCCGCCTGTTCCCCAGGTACGGAGCCAGGGTCATGTTCGCGGGACTGGCCGCCCTGCTGGCCGGGGTGATCTGCGCCATCGCCGCCTACCACGCCGCCCGTACCGGCTCCCACGGCTGGGGCCTGCCGGTTGCGCTGGCGCTGGGCGGGCTCGGGAACGGGCTGTTCACCGTCCCGTTCTTCACCACGGCCCTGTCGCGGGTCCGCCTTCACGAGACAGGCTCGGCAGCGGGTCTGCTCAACGCCGTGCAGCAGTTCGGCGGCACGCTCGGCACCGCTCTGCTCGGCACGGCGTTCTTGCACTTCTTCAGTCGTGCGGGCATCACGCCGGGGGTGGCGGCCCTCGACGGGGCCGAGGTGGCGTTCTGGACCGCCGCGGCCCTCATCGTCGCCACCGCCGTCACGGCGGCTCTTATGAACGTCAGGGATAGTCACTAG
- a CDS encoding FadR/GntR family transcriptional regulator, whose amino-acid sequence MTADGGKKPSPESMTADAGKRPSPESMTAETGKTTPGALIAVLENRILMGHWAAGVRLPSERDLATEFAVSRPVIREVLRALQERGLIEVSPQRGSFVRRYTAENLMRPMYLAARAAGVTARQLMRARVMLETEAAGLAAVNATKRDRTDLLRVHQLFALSGDVHARARVDLTFHETIARASGNPVIHMMFTSIQDLTYGLMLRSLSDREVREAGEPLHTVILEHILDRDPDGAREAMRRHLGLAEEFYGPDMDANLAEVIEHRLASPATPSADDLMADLRSPS is encoded by the coding sequence ATGACCGCTGATGGCGGGAAGAAGCCGTCGCCCGAGAGCATGACCGCCGATGCCGGGAAGAGACCGTCACCCGAGAGCATGACCGCGGAGACTGGTAAGACCACGCCGGGAGCGTTGATCGCCGTCCTGGAGAACCGGATCCTGATGGGCCACTGGGCCGCCGGCGTGCGGCTGCCATCCGAGCGCGACCTGGCGACCGAGTTCGCGGTCAGCCGCCCGGTCATCAGGGAGGTGCTCCGGGCTCTGCAGGAGCGGGGGCTGATCGAGGTCTCGCCGCAGCGCGGCAGCTTCGTGCGCCGCTACACGGCGGAGAATTTGATGCGGCCGATGTACCTCGCGGCCCGCGCCGCCGGTGTGACCGCCCGACAGCTCATGCGGGCGCGCGTCATGCTGGAGACCGAGGCCGCGGGCCTGGCCGCCGTCAACGCCACCAAGCGGGACCGCACCGATCTGCTCCGCGTCCACCAGCTCTTCGCCCTGTCGGGCGACGTGCACGCCAGGGCGCGGGTGGACCTCACCTTCCACGAGACCATCGCCAGGGCCTCGGGCAACCCGGTCATCCACATGATGTTCACCTCGATCCAAGACCTCACGTACGGGCTGATGCTGCGCAGCCTCAGCGACCGCGAGGTGCGGGAGGCCGGCGAGCCCCTGCACACCGTGATCCTGGAGCACATCCTCGACCGCGACCCCGACGGGGCGCGCGAGGCGATGCGACGCCACCTCGGCCTCGCCGAGGAGTTCTACGGGCCCGATATGGACGCCAACCTCGCCGAGGTCATCGAGCACCGGCTCGCCTCGCCCGCCACGCCGTCCGCCGACGACCTCATGGCGGATCTGCGCTCCCCCTCGTGA
- a CDS encoding class I SAM-dependent methyltransferase → MENSGTGPGPITPDGSPVEFYTLLSPGREAEIVAQVTPPGGSVLELGAGVGRVTHPLIGLGFEVVAVDESAEMLAHVRGATTVLARVQELRLDRRFDTVTLASQLVNTVDDAARRELIAACARHVRPGGAVLIQWMPAEAHDRWQVGRGRQDGDITITMAAVDEVAPGLFHATMRYTYGDDKVWTQSFASKRLTDDDLSADLAAEGLRLERFVTEDRTWVLAVPV, encoded by the coding sequence ATGGAAAATTCCGGCACGGGCCCCGGCCCCATCACCCCCGACGGATCCCCGGTCGAGTTCTACACGCTCCTGAGCCCCGGCCGCGAGGCCGAGATCGTCGCCCAGGTGACACCGCCCGGCGGATCCGTGCTGGAGCTGGGCGCGGGCGTCGGCAGGGTGACGCACCCGCTCATCGGGCTCGGCTTCGAGGTCGTGGCCGTGGACGAGTCCGCCGAGATGCTCGCCCACGTGCGCGGGGCCACGACGGTCCTGGCGCGGGTGCAGGAGCTCCGGCTGGACCGGCGGTTCGACACGGTCACGCTGGCCTCCCAGCTCGTCAACACGGTGGACGACGCGGCCAGGCGCGAGCTGATCGCGGCCTGCGCGCGGCACGTCAGGCCCGGCGGCGCGGTGCTGATCCAGTGGATGCCCGCCGAGGCGCACGACCGGTGGCAGGTGGGCAGGGGCAGGCAGGACGGCGACATCACGATCACGATGGCGGCCGTGGACGAGGTCGCCCCCGGCCTCTTCCACGCCACGATGCGCTACACGTACGGTGACGACAAGGTGTGGACGCAGTCGTTCGCCTCCAAACGGCTCACCGACGACGACCTGTCAGCCGACCTGGCCGCCGAGGGGCTGAGGCTGGAGCGCTTCGTCACCGAGGACCGCACCTGGGTGCTGGCGGTTCCTGTCTAG
- a CDS encoding SDR family NAD(P)-dependent oxidoreductase: protein MSKVWFITGTSRGFGRSWAIAALERGDKVAATARDTATLKDLVEKHGEAILPIALDVTDREAAFAAVRQAHDHFGRLDVVVNNAGYGHFGMVEELTEAEARAQLETNVFGALWVTQAAIPLLREQGGGHIMQVSSIGGVAAFAGLGIYHASKWALEAFSESLAQEVAPAGIKVTIIEPGGYATDWAGDSAVRSEPNPVYEPIREARARARAGMTAPGPDVTVPAVLAAADAAEPPLRLLLSGTAFDIAKGVYAQRLQTWADWEDTSRAAG from the coding sequence ATGAGCAAGGTCTGGTTCATCACCGGCACCTCGCGCGGCTTCGGCCGCAGCTGGGCCATCGCCGCGCTGGAGCGCGGCGACAAGGTCGCCGCCACGGCCCGTGACACCGCGACCCTCAAGGACCTCGTCGAGAAGCACGGCGAGGCGATCCTGCCGATCGCCCTGGACGTCACCGACCGCGAGGCCGCCTTCGCCGCCGTACGGCAGGCCCACGACCACTTCGGCCGCCTGGACGTCGTCGTCAACAACGCGGGCTACGGCCACTTCGGCATGGTCGAGGAGCTCACCGAGGCCGAGGCCCGCGCCCAGCTCGAGACCAACGTGTTCGGCGCGCTGTGGGTCACCCAGGCGGCCATCCCGCTGCTGCGCGAGCAGGGTGGCGGGCACATCATGCAGGTCTCCAGCATCGGCGGCGTCGCCGCGTTCGCCGGGCTGGGCATCTACCACGCCTCCAAGTGGGCGCTGGAGGCCTTCTCCGAATCGCTCGCCCAGGAGGTCGCCCCCGCCGGGATCAAGGTGACCATCATCGAGCCGGGCGGGTACGCCACCGACTGGGCCGGCGACTCGGCCGTCCGCTCCGAGCCCAACCCCGTCTACGAGCCCATCCGCGAGGCCAGGGCCAGGGCGCGCGCCGGCATGACCGCGCCGGGGCCGGATGTCACCGTCCCGGCCGTGCTCGCCGCCGCCGACGCCGCCGAGCCGCCGCTGCGCCTGCTGCTGTCGGGCACCGCCTTCGACATCGCCAAGGGCGTGTACGCCCAGCGGCTGCAGACCTGGGCCGACTGGGAGGACACCTCCCGCGCCGCCGGCTGA
- a CDS encoding helix-turn-helix transcriptional regulator: protein MLEAIGLSPAESRLYATLVENPRSSAAELATHCGVSALLAARTLAAFARRGLASRLPGRRARYVAVAPDIAIRPLLTRQEEELHQVRQAIHELTTSFHLASRYATHPAEQVEVVTGTDNIISRAYALQDSAQTMFRNIDKPPYVMHGHADNVERERRMLKSGIDYRSVYDLESLAIPGKMRLIQDAMARGEKARVVAGAAAKMWIADDSLALIPIRNGAYSIDAAFILHQSALLDALIALFELEWRRGFPLRAAARPAAAPDEPDELTRDLLVLLAGGLTDEAIARALGLGLRTVQRRIHAVMHDLNAVTRFQAGLAARERGWI, encoded by the coding sequence ATGCTCGAAGCGATCGGCCTGTCACCGGCCGAGAGCCGTCTGTATGCGACGCTCGTCGAGAACCCGCGCTCGTCCGCCGCCGAACTCGCCACGCACTGCGGCGTCTCCGCGCTCCTGGCGGCCCGCACGCTCGCGGCCTTCGCGCGGCGCGGACTGGCCAGCAGGCTGCCGGGCCGCCGCGCCCGTTACGTCGCCGTCGCCCCCGACATCGCCATCAGGCCGCTGCTCACCCGCCAGGAGGAGGAGCTCCACCAGGTGCGGCAGGCGATCCACGAGCTCACCACGTCGTTCCACCTGGCCTCCCGCTACGCGACGCATCCGGCCGAGCAGGTCGAGGTCGTCACGGGGACGGACAACATCATCAGCAGGGCGTACGCGCTGCAGGACAGCGCGCAGACCATGTTCCGCAACATCGACAAGCCCCCGTACGTCATGCACGGTCACGCCGACAACGTCGAGCGCGAGCGGCGGATGCTCAAGTCGGGCATCGACTACCGCAGCGTGTACGACCTCGAGTCCCTGGCGATCCCCGGCAAGATGCGGCTCATCCAGGACGCCATGGCACGCGGCGAGAAGGCCCGCGTGGTCGCCGGGGCGGCGGCCAAGATGTGGATCGCCGACGACTCGCTCGCGCTGATCCCCATTCGCAACGGGGCGTACTCCATCGACGCGGCGTTCATCCTGCACCAGTCCGCCCTGCTCGACGCGCTGATCGCGCTGTTCGAGCTGGAGTGGCGGCGGGGGTTCCCGTTACGCGCGGCAGCCCGGCCCGCCGCCGCCCCCGATGAGCCCGACGAGCTGACCAGGGATCTGCTGGTGCTGCTCGCGGGCGGCCTGACGGACGAGGCAATCGCGCGGGCGCTGGGGCTCGGGCTGCGTACGGTGCAGCGCCGCATCCACGCCGTCATGCACGACCTGAACGCCGTCACCCGCTTCCAGGCGGGGTTGGCCGCCCGGGAACGCGGCTGGATCTAG
- a CDS encoding helix-turn-helix domain-containing protein, which translates to MTEEQKLGLRERKKLETWRSIRAAALRLINERGYEAVNVDDIAAAANVSRSTFFNYFVTKEATVFDPDPMETDAWRKLMNDRPDDEPLWVSLQEIQLGYMSLLADRLAVQKRLKAASPALAESKRDYSDRFHAELGEWVASRTPPGAEMQAALQTNTALAVLRTAYGAWSPEDGFERFMQLARECFDRAGRGLAPDQSH; encoded by the coding sequence GTGACCGAGGAACAGAAGCTGGGGCTGCGCGAGCGCAAGAAGCTGGAGACCTGGCGGTCCATCAGGGCCGCCGCGCTAAGGCTGATCAACGAGCGGGGCTACGAGGCGGTCAACGTCGACGACATCGCCGCCGCGGCCAACGTCTCGCGCAGCACCTTCTTCAACTACTTCGTCACCAAGGAAGCCACCGTGTTCGACCCCGACCCCATGGAGACGGACGCGTGGCGCAAGCTCATGAACGACCGGCCGGACGACGAGCCGCTGTGGGTCTCGCTGCAGGAGATCCAGCTGGGTTACATGTCGCTGCTGGCCGACCGCCTGGCGGTGCAGAAGCGGCTCAAGGCCGCCTCGCCGGCCCTGGCGGAGTCCAAGCGTGACTACTCCGACCGGTTCCACGCCGAGCTTGGCGAGTGGGTCGCCTCCCGTACGCCGCCCGGCGCGGAGATGCAGGCCGCCCTGCAGACCAACACCGCGCTCGCCGTGCTGAGGACCGCGTACGGCGCCTGGTCGCCCGAGGACGGATTCGAGCGGTTCATGCAGCTCGCCCGCGAATGCTTCGACCGGGCCGGCCGAGGACTGGCCCCGGACCAATCCCACTGA
- a CDS encoding class I SAM-dependent methyltransferase yields the protein MTARYDGQAEWYDEYIGSNAGATIADLGDLLGAGEGLCLDLGCGTGLYLEAIRATGRTVVGLDRSGDQLRLARSRDGAPLLQGDATELPFAGATFDAVTALWISTDIGDFAGLLKEAARVLRPGGLLLFYGVHPCFNGPHIETRADEAVIIHPTYRIKGWHKSSPWWRKGGVRDRVGMSHVPLADLINAFIDAGLAIERVYEPQPERRPIPFVLAVRAFRRD from the coding sequence ATGACCGCACGGTATGACGGCCAGGCCGAGTGGTACGACGAGTACATCGGGTCCAACGCCGGCGCCACCATCGCCGACCTGGGCGACCTTCTCGGCGCCGGAGAAGGGCTCTGTCTGGACCTGGGCTGCGGCACCGGCCTCTACCTCGAGGCCATCCGCGCCACCGGCCGGACCGTGGTCGGCCTGGACCGCTCCGGCGACCAGCTGCGTCTCGCCCGCAGCAGGGACGGCGCCCCCCTCCTCCAGGGCGACGCGACGGAGTTGCCCTTCGCCGGCGCCACGTTCGACGCCGTCACCGCGCTCTGGATCTCCACCGACATCGGCGACTTCGCCGGGCTGCTGAAGGAGGCGGCGCGAGTCCTGCGCCCGGGCGGGCTGCTGCTGTTCTACGGCGTGCACCCGTGCTTCAACGGCCCGCACATCGAGACCCGCGCGGACGAGGCGGTGATCATCCACCCCACGTACCGGATCAAGGGCTGGCACAAGAGCTCGCCGTGGTGGCGCAAGGGCGGGGTCCGGGACCGGGTCGGGATGAGTCATGTGCCGCTGGCCGACCTGATCAACGCCTTCATCGACGCGGGGCTGGCCATCGAGCGCGTGTACGAGCCCCAGCCCGAGCGCCGGCCGATTCCGTTCGTGCTGGCCGTACGGGCGTTCCGCCGCGACTGA
- a CDS encoding SPFH domain-containing protein, whose amino-acid sequence MIINIVLGLIVLITIWLAVASVRVVNQVERGVVFRFGKVQREIRQPGLTFLIPVVDRMKKVNVQIITMPVPTQEGITRDNVSVQVDAVAYFRVEEPLRAAIAVQNYLFAIEQVAQTSLRSIIGKSDLDDLLSNREELNRGLALMIDSPALGWGIHIDRVEIKDVHLPDPMKRSIARQAEAERERRARVITAEGEFQAARKLADASAIMTETPGALQLRLLQTVVEVAAEKTSTLVMPLPVELLRFFERSGGAAQAGEQAAGPSERKPEERPAVTDSGAPELAPPKPSFERAAAGPAVKSGVSRTT is encoded by the coding sequence ATGATCATCAATATCGTGCTCGGACTGATCGTCTTGATCACCATCTGGCTGGCGGTCGCCAGCGTCAGGGTCGTCAACCAGGTCGAACGTGGCGTGGTCTTCCGCTTCGGCAAGGTCCAGCGGGAGATCCGTCAGCCAGGGCTCACCTTCCTCATCCCGGTCGTGGACCGGATGAAGAAGGTGAACGTGCAGATCATCACTATGCCGGTGCCCACGCAGGAGGGCATCACCCGCGACAACGTCTCCGTACAGGTCGACGCCGTCGCCTACTTCCGGGTCGAGGAGCCGCTGCGGGCGGCCATCGCGGTGCAGAACTATCTGTTCGCGATCGAACAGGTGGCGCAGACCTCACTGCGCTCGATCATCGGCAAGAGCGATCTGGACGACCTGCTCTCCAACCGCGAGGAGCTGAACAGGGGCCTGGCCCTGATGATCGACAGCCCCGCGCTGGGCTGGGGCATCCACATCGACCGCGTGGAGATCAAGGATGTCCATCTTCCCGACCCCATGAAGCGATCCATCGCCCGCCAGGCCGAGGCCGAACGGGAGCGCAGGGCCCGGGTGATCACCGCGGAGGGAGAGTTCCAGGCGGCGCGGAAGCTCGCCGACGCCTCGGCCATCATGACCGAGACTCCTGGCGCGCTCCAGCTGCGCCTGCTGCAGACCGTGGTGGAGGTGGCGGCGGAGAAGACGTCCACGCTGGTCATGCCGCTGCCCGTGGAGCTGCTGCGCTTCTTCGAACGTTCAGGAGGGGCCGCCCAGGCCGGTGAGCAGGCCGCCGGTCCCTCGGAGCGGAAGCCGGAGGAGCGGCCGGCCGTGACGGACTCGGGCGCGCCTGAGCTGGCCCCGCCGAAGCCGTCCTTCGAGCGTGCCGCCGCGGGGCCGGCGGTGAAGAGCGGCGTATCACGTACCACATAG